Proteins encoded by one window of Dreissena polymorpha isolate Duluth1 chromosome 11, UMN_Dpol_1.0, whole genome shotgun sequence:
- the LOC127851368 gene encoding melatonin receptor type 1C-like: MYRHQNRQILVTSVQNETDVFTQNISPNMRNLFDINFNLGVAYVFIVSVLCCVGTTGNSAILYVMKKEPQFNGHARVMMINMAIADLCVTAIADPMCIIGAFTGMRIMHWGRWLCITVASLCLTTCVCVFLNIVNITVNRWLFICYTNVYSKIYNQGSTIGICILSWILGFGAEFPNYVGWGDHTFDEKSHQCYWDRTADHSYTVFVTAGLLTAAMFPVIFCNMAMVKKIWDVKRNVQSFQNSYTKSVMSTVSSVKILVTMMVVALVCWLPYVTLLVSDHDNTASMETHLLLSLLAHSHSTWTPVIYFAFKKNFRDHIRRLFNRTNLVHPTSSNVGSNASKAKRGTSKDGFNRQQLPASQHSSSIEKSNSIMKSFSTTNTISYTLSTTSTSSDKPVPNIHDYPVKASHTILEPIQENTVSLTQQQTTEFSTKCTVSNISSLTSCVTVNTATMLSAQPMVSLSARTTEEHINASTQCTPESKILNNNELHNETQSLAKKELIDVVHSENGKESTTCIVAPKIITTRVAEVSVSMGVCRPRSGWGLRTQNALGDQKQTSAFLAVPNSDAFLRQSTNLADVCMSKSKC; encoded by the exons atgtatagacaccaaaatcgtcaaattttAGTG ACATCGGTCCAGAATGAAACAGATGTCTTCACGCAGAATATTTCGCCAAATATGCGAAACTTGTTTGATATTAATTTCAATCTGGGCGTCGCTTATGTCTTCATTGTCTCCGTCCTGTGCTGTGTGGGTACGACGGGTAATTCCGCCATCCTGTATGTGATGAAAAAGGAGCCTCAGTTCAACGGCCACGCTCGGGTTATGATGATCAACATGGCCATAGCGGACCTCTGTGTTACGGCAATCGCCGACCCAATGTGCATCATAG GCGCCTTTACTGGCATGCGAATCATGCACTGGGGTCGCTGGTTATGCATCACCGTTGCAAGCCTTTGTCTTACCACGTGCGTTTGCGTGTTCCTAAACATCGTCAACATCACCGTCAACAGATGGCTGTTCATCTGCTACACTAACGTCTACAGCAAAATCTACAACCAGGGATCCACTATCGGTATCTGCATCTTGTCTTGGATCCTCGGTTTTGGGGCTGAATTTCCGAATTACGTCGGTTGGGGTGACCATACGTTCGATGAGAAGTCGCACCAATGTTACTGGGACCGCACTGCCGACCATTCGTATACGGTCTTCGTGACCGCCGGGCTGCTGACGGCTGCCATGtttccagtcatattttgcaaCATGGCAATGGTCAAAAAAATCTGGGACGTAAAAAGGAACGTGCAGAGTTTCCAAAACAG TTACACGAAATCGGTGATGTCTACGGTGAGCTCCGTCAAAATTCTGGTGACGATGATGGTGGTGGCACTCGTCTGTTGGCTGCCTTACGTCACACTGCTGGTCAGCGACCATGACAACACGGCCTCTATGGAAACCCATCTGTTGCTGTCTCTATTGGCCCATTCGCATTCGACATGGACGCCAGTCATCTATTTCGCGTTCAAAAA GAACTTCCGGGACCACATCCGTCGATTATTCAATCGCACAAACCTGGTCCACCCAACTTCTTCTAATGTCGGTAGTAACGCTAGCAAGGCGAAACGCGGAACAAGCAAGGACGGATTCAACAGACAACAGCTACCCGCAAGTCAACATTCCTCGTCCATTGAAAAGTCAAATTCAATAATGAAGTCATTTTCCACCACTAATACCATCTCATACACCCTATCAACGACGTCGACTTCAAGTGATAAGCCTGTACCGAACATTCATGATTATCCTGTGAAAGCATCTCATACCATCCTAGAGCCTATACAGGAAAACACCGTGTCATTAACGCAGCAGCAAACTACAGAGTTCAGTACGAAATGCACGGTATCCAACATCAGCAGCTTAACGTCATGTGTAACAGTGAACACAGCAACCATGCTGTCTGCGCAGCCTATGGTTTCACTTTCCGCACGTACAACGGAGGAGCACATAAATGCGTCAACGCAGTGTACACCTGAATCAAAGATTCTAAACAACAATGAACTCCATAATGAGACACAAAGTCTAGCAAAAAAGGAATTGATAGATGTGGTTCATTCAGAAAATGGCAAGGAATCTACTACATGCATAGTAGCACCTAAAATCATAACGACCAGGGTTGCCGAGGTCTCAGTATCCATGGGCGTCTGTCGACCACGGTCAGGGTGGGGGCTTAGGACGCAGAATGCACTCGGTGATCAGAAGCAAACATCAGCGTTCCTTGCTGTTCCGAATTCAGATGCTTTTTTACGTCAGTCGACCAATCTAGCTGACGTGTGTATGTCAAAGAGCAAATGCTGA